A region of Planococcus sp. MSAK28401 DNA encodes the following proteins:
- a CDS encoding alpha/beta hydrolase, whose amino-acid sequence MKKWTAAALILAGILLAAGCSGDNDEDTAESETASKIDGFWQGAIEVPGQPIPFSIEFAGNEGTLSIPLQGIENYPLSTVKFNDPELAFDVTIQGERLVFEGELNAEKITGQMTQQNQNFPFELERGEKEQAADPEKIIETEVEGGMMQALEEIPKTDGPHPVAILIAGSGPTDKDGNSLTLTGKNNSLKMLAEELKAEGIAVIRYDKRGVGDNATLAKNESELRFDDYVEDAAAWIRFAKEDERFSDVAVIGHSEGALVGLVAANQQGVDSYVSLTGVGRTADELLREQLSTLPAAQQEEADAILEQLAQGNTVDDVSPELQQIFRPSVQPYLQSWMAYDPIEQVEKLDAQALFVGGTRDLQVPARDVELLHEAKPGSELLIVDGMNHVLKSVPDDQQANMAAYSDPELPLADGLVDRIAEFLKN is encoded by the coding sequence ATGAAAAAATGGACAGCTGCTGCATTGATACTTGCGGGAATCCTGCTCGCTGCCGGATGTTCCGGCGATAACGACGAAGACACAGCCGAAAGCGAAACGGCTTCGAAAATCGATGGGTTTTGGCAAGGAGCGATTGAAGTTCCGGGACAGCCGATCCCGTTTTCCATCGAATTCGCTGGAAACGAAGGCACCTTGAGCATTCCGCTGCAAGGCATCGAAAATTATCCTTTGTCGACAGTTAAGTTTAATGATCCGGAACTGGCTTTTGACGTCACCATACAAGGCGAACGGTTAGTGTTCGAAGGCGAACTGAACGCAGAAAAAATCACCGGCCAGATGACGCAGCAAAACCAAAACTTTCCGTTTGAACTCGAGCGCGGCGAAAAAGAACAAGCCGCCGACCCCGAGAAAATCATCGAAACGGAAGTCGAGGGCGGCATGATGCAAGCGCTCGAAGAAATTCCGAAAACGGACGGCCCCCACCCTGTAGCGATCCTCATTGCCGGTTCCGGGCCGACCGATAAAGACGGCAACTCGCTGACGCTCACCGGCAAAAACAATAGCTTGAAAATGCTCGCTGAAGAATTGAAAGCCGAGGGCATCGCCGTGATCCGCTACGACAAGCGCGGTGTCGGCGACAATGCCACACTCGCGAAAAATGAGTCCGAGCTGCGCTTTGATGATTATGTGGAAGATGCCGCTGCCTGGATCCGCTTTGCCAAAGAAGATGAGCGCTTTTCGGATGTTGCGGTTATCGGCCATAGCGAAGGCGCGCTCGTCGGTCTCGTCGCAGCTAATCAACAAGGCGTCGATTCCTATGTGTCGCTGACCGGCGTCGGGCGCACAGCCGATGAACTGTTAAGAGAACAGCTCAGTACTTTGCCTGCCGCACAACAGGAGGAAGCCGATGCGATTCTCGAACAACTCGCACAAGGCAACACGGTGGACGACGTAAGCCCAGAACTGCAGCAAATCTTCCGCCCGTCCGTTCAGCCGTATCTGCAGTCATGGATGGCGTATGACCCGATCGAACAAGTCGAAAAACTCGACGCGCAGGCATTATTTGTCGGCGGCACACGCGATTTGCAAGTGCCGGCACGGGATGTGGAACTGCTGCACGAAGCGAAACCCGGTTCCGAACTGTTAATTGTCGACGGCATGAACCACGTATTGAAATCCGTACCGGATGACCAACAAGCGAATATGGCGGCTTACTCCGACCCCGAATTGCCGCTTGCAGACGGGCTGGTGGACAGGATTGCGGAGTTTTTAAAAAACTGA
- a CDS encoding RDD family protein, translated as MDALMKKRGKALAIDLAISGAVNGVVEPLLRKKVKQEWVHALVTPTVVFWGLEYVQLKTCGQTIGQKVAGIKIENADGGELTGEQILKRVAHRDSVMTLQWFKQRGQDMDAQMPHDRYAHTLVRELNQ; from the coding sequence ATGGATGCGTTGATGAAAAAACGCGGCAAGGCGCTCGCCATCGACTTGGCAATCTCGGGTGCGGTGAACGGAGTCGTGGAGCCGCTGCTGCGTAAAAAGGTCAAACAGGAATGGGTGCATGCACTCGTTACGCCGACCGTGGTGTTTTGGGGACTTGAATACGTTCAATTGAAGACGTGTGGACAGACTATCGGACAAAAGGTCGCTGGCATCAAGATCGAAAACGCAGACGGCGGCGAACTGACGGGAGAGCAGATCCTGAAACGTGTGGCACACCGCGATTCGGTCATGACCCTTCAATGGTTCAAACAACGCGGGCAGGACATGGACGCACAAATGCCGCATGACCGATACGCTCATACCTTGGTACGTGAACTTAACCAGTAA
- a CDS encoding DUF418 domain-containing protein, with protein MKSRIRVADALRGFSLLGIILANLLIFQYGVIGKGYISFYELDAPSLGIYYFIKVFIEYSAMPIFTFLFGFSLIKLRDSLMNKGKGIKRNILRRALMLIGIGLLHATFIWEGDILVFYGLSCFLLIFFLGRTREFLLKSFVAVSILTISASFFPIEENLRAIAFGGDMTEGVRSYLVEAKAVYGQGSYSEINEFASELPAFFDFPIGLMFGMYLIGQLSFLFMFLLGMIVAKSDWFTDIESYSRKYRVAVWLIPAGVALKIPHLIEGHPITDGLFTTGSFILAIGYVAFFVLMYHKYQSSRIMGLFEAVGKLSLTNYLMQSVLMTSIFYGYGLGLFGNSHLWIGFLLAIGVYALQMAASSMYLNYFNQGPIEYLLRVGTYLSLKGKSKEVLPVQFSSDKVLEKL; from the coding sequence ATGAAATCAAGAATACGGGTAGCAGACGCTTTAAGAGGGTTTAGTTTATTGGGCATCATTTTGGCAAATCTTTTAATTTTTCAATATGGCGTGATTGGAAAGGGATATATTTCTTTTTATGAGTTAGATGCACCGAGTCTAGGTATTTATTATTTCATTAAAGTGTTTATTGAATACAGTGCGATGCCCATTTTCACTTTTTTATTTGGTTTTTCTTTAATTAAACTGCGGGATTCATTAATGAATAAAGGTAAGGGTATTAAAAGAAATATTTTAAGACGGGCATTGATGCTGATTGGTATCGGACTGCTTCATGCGACGTTTATCTGGGAAGGGGATATTCTTGTTTTTTATGGCTTGTCTTGTTTTCTATTGATTTTCTTTTTGGGGAGAACAAGGGAATTCTTGTTGAAAAGCTTTGTGGCCGTTTCAATTTTGACTATTTCAGCATCATTTTTCCCTATAGAAGAAAACCTTAGAGCAATCGCATTCGGTGGCGATATGACAGAAGGTGTCCGTAGTTACCTGGTGGAGGCAAAAGCGGTTTATGGCCAAGGTTCGTATAGTGAAATCAACGAGTTTGCTTCAGAGCTACCGGCTTTTTTTGATTTTCCGATTGGCCTGATGTTTGGGATGTATTTAATTGGCCAACTTTCTTTTTTGTTCATGTTTCTATTAGGGATGATCGTGGCGAAAAGCGATTGGTTCACCGATATCGAATCTTATTCAAGGAAATATCGTGTGGCGGTTTGGCTTATTCCTGCGGGGGTTGCATTAAAGATTCCTCATTTAATTGAAGGCCATCCCATAACGGACGGTTTGTTCACTACCGGAAGCTTTATTTTAGCAATCGGGTATGTGGCTTTCTTTGTGTTGATGTATCATAAATATCAGTCGTCTAGAATTATGGGGTTATTTGAAGCTGTGGGCAAACTATCTTTAACCAATTATTTGATGCAGTCGGTTCTTATGACTTCTATTTTTTATGGCTACGGATTAGGTTTGTTTGGCAACAGCCATTTATGGATTGGTTTTTTGCTTGCTATTGGTGTATACGCTTTACAAATGGCAGCGAGCAGCATGTATTTGAATTATTTCAATCAGGGACCGATTGAGTATCTGTTAAGAGTAGGAACTTATTTATCTCTAAAAGGAAAATCGAAAGAAGTGTTGCCGGTGCAATTTTCTTCAGACAAGGTACTGGAGAAACTATAA